Proteins from a single region of Streptomyces spectabilis:
- a CDS encoding MMPL family transporter, with protein MSAKRLNLAARLGVWSAHHRKKAILGWLLFVVLATVVGGATGTVTADDDEMGTGDSARAAKILKDAGIDEPASELVMVSARTADGWREAAADLAAAIEKTGETTKVQPPLPSKDRTDALLRFQLKGESDTAADRVDPVLEAVDRARDEGKAHGVAVHQFGDASSEKFLKDLLADDLQKAEFMAVPLALAILLVAFGAVVAALLPVGLALTACVAAFGLLGLASHAVNMAETTYSVMFLMGLAVGVDYCLFYLRRERDERAAGHDAETALRIAAATSGRAVLVSGLTVMVAMAGMFLSGLLLFKGFAVATILVVCVAMLGSVTVLPALLAWLGDRIDAGRIPFLNRRSKKGVHASGTLAGSLVKPVLARPKFFAVASAGLLLALAAPALGMKTEQLGLEKQFGSDARLSVAYREITGEFPGGPAPARVVVHADDIGAAPVRDGLRSLTAKAGKGAELTVHEAGGVAEIEVPLPGTGSDAAAKKALDDLKSDVRDFRADTRADGLEAYVGGDLAGSQDFTDQLGKGIVPVFLFIAAVTFLLMLLSFRSVVIAVTSIALNLLSVGAAYGVMTAVFQHGWGASLIGSEKAGAIESWMPLFVLVVLFGLSMDYHVFVVSRIREARDQGLDNRAAIREGISRTAGAVTGAAVIMVAVFAVFGMLSMQDMQQMGVGLGVAVLLDATVVRMVLLPSVMTLLGERNWRTPRGLGWLPEVSHAEPSAPAPPRAKALA; from the coding sequence ATGAGCGCCAAGAGGCTGAACCTCGCGGCACGACTCGGGGTGTGGAGCGCGCACCACCGCAAGAAGGCGATCCTCGGCTGGCTGCTGTTCGTGGTGCTCGCCACCGTCGTCGGCGGGGCCACCGGCACCGTCACCGCGGACGACGACGAGATGGGCACCGGCGACTCGGCGCGGGCCGCGAAGATCCTCAAGGACGCGGGCATCGACGAACCGGCCTCCGAACTCGTCATGGTCAGCGCGCGCACCGCCGACGGCTGGCGGGAGGCGGCCGCGGACCTCGCCGCCGCGATCGAGAAGACCGGCGAGACGACGAAGGTGCAGCCGCCCCTGCCCTCGAAGGACCGCACGGACGCGTTGCTCCGCTTCCAGCTCAAGGGCGAGTCGGACACGGCCGCCGACCGCGTCGACCCGGTGCTCGAAGCCGTCGACAGGGCCAGGGACGAGGGGAAGGCGCACGGCGTCGCCGTCCACCAGTTCGGCGACGCCAGCTCCGAGAAGTTCCTCAAGGACCTGCTCGCCGACGACCTGCAGAAGGCCGAGTTCATGGCCGTGCCGCTGGCGCTCGCCATCCTCCTGGTCGCCTTCGGCGCGGTCGTCGCCGCGCTGCTCCCCGTCGGGCTCGCGCTGACCGCCTGCGTCGCCGCCTTCGGGCTGCTCGGCCTCGCCAGCCACGCGGTGAACATGGCCGAGACGACGTACTCCGTGATGTTCCTGATGGGCCTCGCCGTCGGCGTCGACTACTGCCTGTTCTATCTGCGGCGCGAGCGCGACGAGCGGGCCGCAGGACACGACGCCGAGACCGCCCTGCGGATCGCCGCCGCCACCAGCGGGCGCGCGGTCCTGGTCTCGGGCCTCACCGTGATGGTGGCCATGGCGGGCATGTTCCTGTCCGGGCTGCTCCTCTTCAAGGGCTTCGCCGTCGCCACGATCCTGGTGGTGTGCGTGGCCATGCTCGGCTCCGTGACCGTCCTGCCCGCCCTCCTCGCCTGGCTCGGCGACCGCATCGACGCCGGGCGCATCCCGTTCCTCAACCGCCGCTCCAAGAAGGGCGTCCACGCCAGCGGCACCCTCGCCGGATCCCTGGTGAAGCCGGTGCTCGCCAGGCCCAAGTTCTTCGCCGTCGCTTCCGCGGGCCTGCTGCTCGCCCTGGCCGCGCCCGCGCTCGGCATGAAGACCGAACAGCTCGGCCTGGAGAAGCAGTTCGGCTCCGACGCGCGCCTCTCCGTCGCGTACCGGGAGATCACCGGCGAGTTCCCCGGCGGCCCCGCGCCCGCCCGCGTCGTCGTGCACGCCGACGACATCGGGGCCGCGCCGGTCCGCGACGGCCTGCGCTCGCTCACCGCGAAGGCGGGCAAGGGCGCCGAGCTGACGGTGCACGAAGCCGGGGGCGTGGCCGAGATCGAGGTGCCGCTGCCCGGCACCGGCAGTGACGCGGCCGCCAAGAAGGCCCTGGACGACCTCAAGTCGGACGTACGGGACTTCCGCGCCGACACCCGCGCCGACGGTCTGGAGGCCTACGTCGGCGGCGACCTCGCCGGGTCGCAGGACTTCACCGACCAGCTCGGCAAGGGCATCGTGCCGGTCTTCCTCTTCATCGCCGCCGTCACCTTCCTGCTGATGCTCCTCAGCTTCCGCTCGGTGGTCATCGCGGTGACCTCGATCGCCCTGAACCTGCTGTCCGTGGGCGCGGCCTACGGCGTGATGACAGCCGTCTTCCAGCACGGCTGGGGCGCGTCCCTCATCGGCTCCGAGAAGGCAGGCGCCATCGAGAGCTGGATGCCGCTGTTCGTCCTCGTCGTCCTCTTCGGCCTCTCCATGGACTACCACGTGTTCGTGGTCTCCCGGATCCGCGAGGCGCGCGACCAGGGGCTCGACAACCGGGCCGCGATCCGTGAGGGCATCTCGCGGACCGCGGGGGCGGTGACCGGGGCCGCGGTGATCATGGTGGCCGTGTTCGCGGTGTTCGGCATGCTGTCCATGCAGGACATGCAGCAGATGGGCGTGGGGCTGGGGGTCGCGGTCCTCCTCGACGCCACGGTGGTCCGTATGGTCCTGTTGCCCTCCGTCATGACGCTGCTCGGTGAGCGGAACTGGCGTACGCCGCGGGGCCTCGGCTGGCTCCCCGAGGTCTCCCACGCCGAGCCCTCCGCGCCGGCCCCGCCCCGGGCCAAGGCCCTGGCCTGA
- a CDS encoding sensor histidine kinase, translating to MKTSRVRESLLAGARGLYMTVISLVGSITLFVLSVVSIALIVIGIGVFTTPVVLTAVRKYATLHRLHAGEWADVRIPVPYRQDPARPARGPAGQVERCTRMLKDPATWRDLEWLLVNMTFGAILAILPPALILYMAYGWVLACGVWKPIYDAGGGEWFAFIHVTSQSTAFAAAALGSAFFALSLYVNPLLLRAHFQLSRTLLAPTATMRERELALRVDRLEETRHDAVDSSAAELRRIERDLHDGAQARLVAMGMDLGTIEAIVEKDPAKAKEMIAKARQNSGEALTELRDLVRGIHPPVLAERGLGDAVRALALRLPVATDVDVDVAGRAEAPVESAAYFAVSEILTNAVKYAQADRIWVDVHHADGMLRIAVTDNGRGGASIGSGSGLSGIERRLGTFDGILAVSSPVGGPTMVTMEIPCELS from the coding sequence ATGAAGACGTCGAGGGTGCGCGAGAGCCTGCTCGCGGGAGCGCGCGGCCTGTACATGACGGTGATCTCGCTGGTCGGGTCGATCACGCTCTTCGTGCTCTCGGTCGTGTCGATCGCGCTCATCGTGATCGGGATCGGCGTGTTCACGACCCCGGTGGTCCTGACCGCCGTACGCAAGTACGCGACGCTGCACCGGCTGCACGCCGGGGAGTGGGCGGACGTACGCATTCCGGTCCCGTACCGGCAGGATCCCGCGCGGCCGGCGCGCGGCCCGGCCGGGCAGGTGGAGCGCTGCACGCGGATGCTCAAGGACCCGGCGACCTGGCGGGACCTGGAGTGGCTCCTGGTGAACATGACCTTCGGCGCGATCCTCGCGATCCTCCCGCCCGCGCTGATCCTGTACATGGCGTACGGCTGGGTCCTCGCCTGCGGCGTCTGGAAGCCGATCTACGACGCGGGCGGCGGCGAGTGGTTCGCGTTCATCCACGTCACCTCGCAGTCCACCGCGTTCGCCGCCGCAGCGCTCGGCTCCGCCTTCTTCGCCCTGAGCCTGTACGTCAATCCGCTGCTGCTGCGCGCCCACTTCCAGCTGTCGCGCACCCTGCTCGCCCCGACGGCCACCATGCGGGAGCGGGAGCTGGCGTTGCGCGTCGACCGTCTTGAGGAGACCCGGCACGACGCCGTCGACAGCTCCGCCGCCGAGCTGCGCCGCATCGAGCGCGATCTGCACGACGGCGCCCAGGCCCGCCTCGTCGCCATGGGCATGGACCTCGGCACCATCGAGGCGATCGTGGAGAAGGACCCCGCCAAGGCCAAGGAGATGATCGCCAAGGCGCGGCAGAACTCCGGCGAGGCGCTCACCGAACTGCGCGACCTGGTGCGCGGCATCCACCCGCCGGTCCTGGCCGAGCGCGGCCTCGGTGACGCGGTGCGGGCGCTCGCGCTGCGCCTGCCGGTGGCGACGGACGTGGACGTGGACGTGGCGGGCCGGGCGGAGGCCCCGGTGGAGTCGGCGGCGTACTTCGCGGTGAGCGAGATCCTGACGAACGCGGTCAAGTACGCGCAGGCGGACCGGATCTGGGTGGACGTCCACCACGCGGACGGCATGCTCCGCATCGCGGTCACCGACAACGGCAGGGGCGGGGCGAGCATCGGCTCGGGCTCGGGTCTGAGCGGGATCGAACGGCGGCTCGGTACATTCGACGGCATACTCGCCGTCAGCAGTCCCGTTGGCGGCCCGACCATGGTGACCATGGAGATCCCTTGCGAGTTGTCCTAG
- a CDS encoding LuxR C-terminal-related transcriptional regulator — MRVVLAEDLFLLRDGLVRMLEAFDFEIAAAVETGPELAKALAELQPDVAVVDVRLPPSHTDEGLQCALAARRARPGLPVLVLSQHVEQLYARELLADGNGGVGYLLKDRVFDAEQFVDAVRRVAAGGTAMDPTVIQQLLSRRSANEPLGALTPREREVLELMAQGRSNAAIAAQLVVTERAIAKHTSNIFAKLGLPVSDDDNRRVLAVLAFLDQGR; from the coding sequence TTGCGAGTTGTCCTAGCCGAAGATCTCTTCCTGCTGCGCGACGGCCTGGTGCGGATGCTGGAGGCGTTCGACTTCGAGATCGCGGCTGCCGTGGAGACCGGCCCCGAACTGGCCAAGGCCCTCGCCGAGCTCCAGCCGGACGTCGCCGTCGTCGACGTCCGGCTGCCGCCGTCGCACACCGACGAAGGGCTCCAGTGCGCCCTCGCCGCCCGCCGCGCGCGCCCGGGCCTGCCGGTGCTCGTGCTCTCCCAGCACGTGGAGCAGCTGTACGCGCGCGAGCTGCTCGCCGACGGCAACGGCGGCGTCGGGTACCTCCTGAAGGACCGGGTGTTCGACGCCGAGCAGTTCGTCGACGCGGTGCGCCGGGTCGCGGCGGGCGGCACCGCGATGGACCCCACGGTCATCCAGCAGCTCCTGTCGCGCCGGTCCGCGAACGAACCCCTCGGCGCGCTGACCCCGCGCGAGCGGGAGGTCCTGGAGCTGATGGCGCAGGGCAGGTCCAACGCCGCGATCGCCGCGCAGCTCGTGGTGACGGAGCGGGCCATCGCCAAACACACCTCCAACATCTTCGCGAAACTCGGTCTCCCGGTCTCCGACGACGACAACCGCCGTGTCCTCGCGGTTCTCGCCTTTCTCGACCAGGGCCGCTGA
- a CDS encoding DUF1996 domain-containing protein, which produces MGRTTRRTSRKRSKLAGRAIAASAALILGGGGLLAVNVYANAEESPSSDVGSRNQIQGEGSQATTISCPDVGNQLPEVPQDARAEVDRRLAELDSQITQAYARFAEAENPEDRSAVLGPLEEQRRPAIDSIRTAIDRSGTAPENLDGMAPCTLRADDDGPPQDGTGQDQEPGQGQEPGQDQEPGQEPGEDQGQAGNGPEAGDFVDITSVRPNVQKPRNQRGASRGTFTTRCGTNENGKFNPDNVIVAPGVSNGAHHMHDYVGNQETDAFSSDQELAGGRTSCRNQGDKSTYYWPVLRLQNGNDEDDSDADGGGRDKNFGEIQTPDQVTLKFVGSPVGKVTAMPRFLRVITGDAKAFTNGDANANASWSCTGFENRQLKDKYPICPEGSKVVRTFNFQSCWDGRNTDSANHRTHVAFADPRSGRCPQGFRAVPQLVQRIVYDVPPGPGFAVDSFPEQLHKPVTDHGDFINVFDRKLMQRVAACINDNRRCA; this is translated from the coding sequence ATGGGACGCACCACACGACGCACGTCACGAAAACGATCAAAGCTGGCCGGGCGGGCGATCGCCGCGTCGGCGGCGTTAATCCTGGGCGGCGGCGGACTTCTCGCGGTGAATGTCTACGCGAACGCCGAAGAGAGTCCGTCGTCGGACGTCGGGAGCCGGAACCAGATTCAGGGCGAGGGGTCGCAGGCGACCACCATCAGCTGCCCCGATGTGGGAAACCAGCTGCCCGAAGTCCCCCAGGACGCCCGGGCCGAGGTCGACCGGCGACTCGCGGAACTGGACAGTCAGATCACCCAGGCGTACGCACGGTTCGCCGAGGCCGAGAACCCCGAGGACCGGAGCGCGGTCCTCGGGCCGCTGGAGGAGCAGCGGCGACCGGCCATCGACTCCATCCGGACGGCGATCGACCGCAGCGGCACGGCCCCCGAGAACCTGGACGGCATGGCGCCGTGCACCCTGCGCGCCGACGACGACGGCCCGCCGCAGGACGGCACGGGCCAGGACCAGGAACCGGGCCAGGGCCAAGAGCCGGGCCAGGACCAGGAACCAGGTCAGGAACCGGGCGAGGACCAGGGCCAGGCGGGCAACGGTCCCGAGGCCGGGGACTTCGTCGACATCACCTCCGTACGGCCCAACGTCCAAAAGCCCCGCAACCAGCGCGGCGCCTCACGCGGCACCTTCACCACGCGCTGCGGCACGAACGAGAACGGGAAGTTCAACCCGGACAACGTCATCGTGGCGCCCGGCGTGAGCAACGGCGCGCACCACATGCACGACTACGTCGGAAACCAGGAGACCGACGCCTTCTCCAGCGACCAGGAACTCGCCGGCGGCCGCACCAGCTGCCGCAATCAGGGCGACAAGTCCACCTACTACTGGCCCGTGCTCCGCCTGCAGAACGGAAACGACGAGGACGACTCCGACGCGGACGGCGGCGGCCGGGACAAGAACTTCGGCGAGATCCAGACGCCGGACCAGGTCACCTTGAAATTCGTCGGAAGTCCCGTCGGCAAGGTCACCGCGATGCCGCGGTTCCTGCGCGTCATCACCGGCGACGCCAAGGCGTTCACCAATGGCGACGCGAATGCCAATGCCTCCTGGAGCTGCACCGGATTCGAGAACCGGCAGCTGAAGGACAAGTACCCGATCTGCCCCGAGGGCAGCAAAGTGGTCCGCACCTTCAATTTCCAGAGCTGCTGGGACGGCCGCAACACCGACAGCGCCAACCACCGCACGCACGTCGCCTTCGCCGACCCGCGCAGCGGCCGCTGCCCCCAAGGCTTCCGCGCCGTCCCGCAGCTCGTGCAACGCATCGTGTACGACGTGCCGCCGGGCCCCGGCTTCGCCGTGGACTCCTTCCCCGAGCAGCTCCACAAGCCCGTCACCGACCACGGTGACTTCATCAACGTGTTCGACCGGAAGCTGATGCAGCGCGTGGCGGCGTGCATCAACGACAACCGCCGCTGCGCCTAG
- a CDS encoding alpha-N-acetylglucosaminidase, whose product MYEPSRRSVLGSAGALGLTGLGAALGTAHPARAADGPAKDPAFDTDAARAVLNRRLPHHADQFRLRLVPAHGGRDRFRVTGTSGRVEVYGTTPAVLLAGVHWYLKYVCGAHLAWNGGQLNLPRRLPAPARPLTRSTALPHRFALNDTNDGYTAPYADWPYWERMIDLLALHGCNEVFVIAGTEAVYHRVLRDFQYTDAESRAWLPAPSHQPWWLLQNLSGYGGPLSPELIARRADLGRRIVDRLRDLGMAPVLPGYYGHVPDGFVARNGGDARVVPQGTWHGFARPDWLDPRTDAFARVAASFYRHQRELFGAAGHFKMDLLHEGGTAGDVPVPDAARGVEKALRTAHPGATWVILGWQENPLPELLDAIDKKKMLIVDGVSDRYRGVTDREKDWGGTPYCFGTIPNFGGRTTIGARTHLWQEKFFAWRDKPGSALAGTAYLPEATDRDPAAFELFSELAWRDDEVDRAAWFSSYADFRYGGHDRAARSAWRALHETAYQHTAVERSDPHDSLFAARPDLAANRAAEYAPRALTYDPARFDAALAGLLGVAPRLRGSAAYKYDLVDVARQALAHRSRQLLPQLRAAYRRKDQDTFRALSTLWLRLMRLADDVTGGHEAFLLGPWLDDARRLATNDTERAEFERTARVLITVWGDRATADPGNLHEYGNREWHGLLRDFYTPRWQLWLDELADALAAGRPPKAVDWFGAVEEPWTRRRDDHPLRPVTDAHRTASLVRDALARAPYQGSLEVTAEPPAFPPGGSARVEARFRNVNGLRATGRVDFALTGIDAEPDGPTSLPRVPAGGSGTVAWRADAPGTPLDQPLRPLPYTITVEYGPQGERRVRAVHDGTLFEAGPLSPQWRTYTNNSAVFGELDGRYAIDGGGADLWRGTAEFGTLFRPGALRDGGVVTVRVDSQAATGPWARAGVIVRNSLATPGSPGFLNLAVTPANGVVLSYDANGDGTLDTYRRITGVKAPVLLRLTRAGGSFTGELSTDDGASWRAVATVPVPGVAAAQDVGLFMTAANAGTEARGPVHFSAWHLA is encoded by the coding sequence ATGTACGAACCATCGCGACGCTCGGTCCTCGGCAGCGCGGGCGCCCTCGGCCTCACCGGCCTGGGCGCCGCCCTCGGCACCGCCCACCCGGCCCGCGCGGCCGACGGGCCCGCGAAGGACCCCGCCTTCGATACGGACGCGGCGCGCGCCGTGCTCAATCGTCGACTCCCGCACCACGCGGACCAGTTCCGGCTCAGACTCGTCCCGGCGCACGGCGGCCGGGACCGCTTCCGCGTGACCGGGACCTCCGGGCGCGTCGAGGTGTACGGCACCACTCCCGCCGTGCTCCTCGCCGGGGTCCACTGGTACCTGAAGTACGTGTGCGGCGCGCACCTCGCCTGGAACGGCGGCCAGTTGAACCTGCCGCGCCGCCTGCCCGCGCCCGCGCGTCCGCTCACCCGGTCCACCGCGCTCCCCCACCGGTTCGCGCTCAACGACACCAACGACGGCTACACCGCCCCCTACGCCGACTGGCCGTACTGGGAGCGCATGATCGACCTGCTCGCCCTGCACGGCTGCAACGAGGTCTTCGTCATCGCGGGCACCGAGGCCGTCTACCACCGGGTCCTGCGGGACTTCCAGTACACCGACGCCGAGTCCCGCGCCTGGCTGCCCGCGCCGTCGCACCAGCCCTGGTGGCTCCTGCAGAACCTGTCCGGCTACGGCGGTCCGCTCTCGCCCGAGCTCATCGCGCGCCGCGCGGACCTCGGCCGGCGGATCGTGGACCGGCTGCGCGACCTGGGCATGGCGCCGGTCCTGCCCGGCTACTACGGGCACGTCCCCGACGGCTTCGTCGCCCGCAACGGCGGCGACGCCCGCGTCGTCCCGCAGGGCACCTGGCACGGCTTCGCGCGCCCCGACTGGCTCGACCCGCGCACCGACGCCTTCGCCCGGGTCGCCGCGTCCTTCTACCGCCACCAGCGCGAGCTGTTCGGCGCGGCCGGGCACTTCAAGATGGACCTGCTGCACGAGGGCGGCACCGCGGGCGACGTGCCCGTCCCCGACGCCGCGCGCGGCGTGGAGAAGGCCCTGCGCACCGCGCACCCGGGCGCGACCTGGGTGATCCTCGGCTGGCAGGAGAACCCGCTGCCCGAACTGCTCGACGCCATCGACAAGAAGAAGATGCTCATCGTCGACGGCGTCTCCGACCGCTACCGCGGCGTCACCGACCGCGAGAAGGACTGGGGCGGCACGCCCTACTGCTTCGGCACCATCCCGAACTTCGGCGGGCGCACCACCATCGGCGCCCGGACGCACCTGTGGCAGGAGAAGTTCTTCGCCTGGCGCGACAAGCCGGGCAGCGCCCTCGCCGGCACGGCCTATCTGCCGGAGGCCACCGACCGCGACCCGGCCGCCTTCGAGCTGTTCTCCGAACTGGCCTGGCGGGACGACGAGGTGGACCGCGCCGCGTGGTTCTCCTCCTACGCCGACTTCCGCTACGGCGGCCACGACCGGGCCGCGCGGTCCGCCTGGCGCGCCCTGCACGAGACCGCGTACCAGCACACGGCGGTGGAGCGCAGCGATCCGCACGACTCGCTGTTCGCGGCCCGCCCCGACCTGGCCGCGAACCGCGCCGCCGAGTACGCGCCGCGCGCCCTCACCTACGACCCCGCCCGCTTCGACGCGGCGCTCGCGGGCCTGCTCGGCGTCGCGCCGCGCCTGCGCGGCAGCGCCGCGTACAAGTACGACCTCGTGGACGTGGCACGCCAAGCCCTCGCCCACCGCAGCCGCCAGCTCCTGCCGCAGCTCAGGGCGGCGTACCGGCGCAAGGACCAGGACACCTTCCGCGCCCTTTCCACGCTGTGGCTGCGCCTGATGCGCCTCGCGGACGACGTGACCGGCGGGCACGAGGCGTTCCTGCTCGGGCCGTGGCTCGACGACGCGCGGCGGCTCGCCACGAACGACACCGAGCGCGCCGAGTTCGAGCGCACCGCGCGGGTCCTCATCACCGTGTGGGGCGACCGCGCCACCGCCGACCCCGGCAATCTGCACGAGTACGGCAACCGCGAGTGGCACGGCCTGCTGCGCGACTTCTACACGCCGCGCTGGCAGCTGTGGCTGGACGAGCTGGCCGACGCGCTCGCGGCCGGGCGCCCGCCCAAGGCGGTCGACTGGTTCGGCGCGGTCGAGGAGCCGTGGACGCGCCGCCGCGACGACCATCCGCTGCGGCCCGTCACGGACGCGCACCGTACGGCGTCACTGGTGCGGGACGCGCTGGCCCGCGCGCCCTACCAGGGCTCCCTGGAGGTCACCGCCGAGCCGCCCGCGTTCCCGCCCGGCGGCAGCGCGCGCGTCGAGGCCCGCTTCCGCAACGTCAACGGCCTTCGCGCCACCGGCCGCGTCGACTTCGCCCTCACCGGCATCGACGCCGAGCCCGACGGGCCGACGTCGCTGCCCCGCGTGCCCGCCGGGGGCTCCGGCACCGTCGCCTGGCGCGCCGACGCCCCCGGCACGCCCCTCGACCAGCCGCTCCGGCCCCTCCCCTACACGATCACCGTGGAGTACGGCCCGCAGGGCGAGCGGCGGGTACGCGCGGTCCACGACGGCACCCTCTTCGAAGCCGGGCCCCTCAGCCCCCAGTGGCGGACCTACACCAACAACTCCGCCGTCTTCGGCGAGCTGGACGGCCGGTACGCCATCGACGGGGGCGGGGCCGATCTGTGGCGCGGCACCGCGGAGTTCGGCACGCTCTTCCGGCCGGGGGCCCTGCGGGACGGGGGCGTCGTGACCGTGCGGGTCGACTCCCAGGCCGCGACGGGGCCCTGGGCCCGTGCAGGCGTCATCGTCCGCAACTCCCTGGCCACGCCCGGCTCCCCCGGCTTCCTCAACCTGGCCGTCACGCCCGCCAACGGAGTCGTCCTCTCCTACGACGCGAACGGGGACGGCACCTTGGACACCTACCGGCGGATCACCGGCGTGAAGGCACCGGTGCTGCTGCGCCTGACCCGGGCCGGGGGCTCCTTCACGGGGGAGCTGTCCACGGACGACGGGGCCTCCTGGCGGGCCGTCGCCACGGTGCCCGTGCCGGGGGTGGCCGCGGCCCAGGACGTCGGCCTCTTCATGACCGCGGCCAACGCCGGCACGGAGGCCCGGGGCCCCGTTCACTTCAGCGCGTGGCACCTGGCCTGA
- a CDS encoding metal-dependent hydrolase: MSNTKARLPQPVASEHIPLKARNVSFSWEKTPLHWLPGDPFTTHTINVLHLLLPAGERWFVHVYKQVLPLIRDERLRADVIGFIGQEAMHSQAHDAVLPHLREQGLDPTPYTAQVDWLFEKLLGDRTLPPGRARRWWLLERVAMIAAIEHYTAFLGDWVLNARELDRRGADPTMLDLLRWHGAEEVEHRSVAFDLFLHVDGCYRRRARTWATAFTALVFLWQRGTRFFMENDPTLDGKAARATFRDFHRSGRAGTLPTTGAMVRSIPRYLSRSYHPSQEGSTAQAVAYLASSPAATAAEARANGAA, encoded by the coding sequence ATGTCTAATACGAAGGCCCGGCTCCCCCAGCCCGTCGCCTCCGAGCACATACCGCTCAAGGCCCGCAACGTCTCCTTCTCCTGGGAGAAGACGCCCCTCCACTGGCTCCCGGGCGACCCCTTCACCACCCACACGATCAACGTCCTGCACCTCCTGCTGCCCGCGGGCGAGCGCTGGTTCGTGCACGTGTACAAGCAGGTGCTCCCCCTCATCCGCGACGAGCGACTGCGCGCGGACGTCATCGGGTTCATCGGCCAGGAGGCCATGCACTCCCAGGCCCACGACGCGGTCCTCCCGCACCTGCGGGAGCAGGGCCTCGACCCCACCCCGTACACCGCGCAGGTCGACTGGCTCTTCGAGAAGCTGCTCGGCGACCGCACCCTGCCGCCGGGCCGGGCCCGCCGCTGGTGGCTGCTCGAACGGGTCGCGATGATCGCGGCGATCGAGCACTACACCGCCTTCCTCGGCGACTGGGTCCTGAACGCGCGGGAGCTGGACCGGCGCGGCGCCGACCCCACGATGCTGGACCTGCTGCGCTGGCACGGCGCCGAGGAGGTCGAGCACCGCTCCGTCGCCTTCGACCTGTTCCTGCACGTCGACGGCTGCTACCGGCGCCGGGCACGCACCTGGGCCACCGCCTTCACCGCGCTCGTGTTCCTGTGGCAGCGCGGCACCCGCTTCTTCATGGAGAACGACCCGACGCTCGACGGCAAGGCGGCCAGGGCGACCTTCAGGGACTTCCACCGGAGCGGGCGCGCGGGCACGCTGCCCACCACGGGGGCCATGGTCCGCTCCATCCCCCGCTATCTGAGCCGCTCCTACCACCCCTCCCAGGAGGGCAGCACCGCGCAGGCCGTGGCCTACCTCGCCTCGTCCCCCGCCGCCACCGCCGCCGAGGCCCGCGCGAACGGAGCCGCGTGA
- a CDS encoding PDR/VanB family oxidoreductase, protein MPLPRTVRAALLVTGAALLAGRTRRALRRRIDGSPLWPLPALETPVSGQPRSRALRLRVARHEAVADGVVQLRLEGQALPDWEPGAHLDLVLPSGLVRQYSLCGDPADPSAYTIATRRIGADEGGRGGSREVHEELREGAEVEVRGVRNRFPLVADAPAYVFVAGGIGITPALPMVRAVEAAGADWRLLYCGRSRASMPFLDEVEKAGGERVTVVAEDEDGRPDVAGFLAGAADRGAAVYVCGPEGLMDAVAAALPEDRPPHLERFAPRALAGGSGAFEVELRRSGRTVTVGEDTTVLAAVRAELPSTPYSCEQGFCGTCQQRVLEGEIDHRDELLTDGERGDSMLICVSRARGGRIVLDL, encoded by the coding sequence ATGCCGCTGCCCCGCACCGTCCGCGCCGCCCTGCTCGTCACCGGGGCCGCCCTGCTCGCCGGGCGGACCAGGCGCGCCCTGCGCCGCCGCATCGACGGCTCTCCGCTGTGGCCGCTGCCCGCCCTGGAGACGCCCGTCTCGGGGCAGCCGCGCTCGCGGGCGCTCAGGCTGCGCGTCGCCCGCCACGAGGCGGTCGCCGACGGCGTCGTCCAACTGCGCCTGGAGGGGCAGGCGTTGCCCGACTGGGAGCCGGGCGCCCATCTGGACCTCGTGCTGCCGTCGGGCCTCGTACGGCAGTACTCGCTGTGCGGCGACCCCGCCGACCCGTCCGCGTACACGATCGCCACCCGCAGGATCGGCGCGGACGAGGGCGGCAGGGGCGGATCGCGCGAGGTGCACGAGGAGCTGCGCGAGGGCGCGGAGGTCGAGGTGCGCGGGGTGCGCAACCGCTTCCCGCTGGTCGCGGACGCCCCCGCGTACGTGTTCGTCGCGGGCGGCATCGGGATCACCCCGGCCCTGCCCATGGTCCGGGCCGTCGAGGCCGCGGGCGCCGACTGGCGGCTGCTGTACTGCGGGCGGAGCCGGGCCTCCATGCCCTTCCTGGACGAGGTGGAGAAGGCGGGCGGGGAGCGGGTCACCGTCGTCGCCGAGGACGAGGACGGGCGGCCGGACGTCGCCGGGTTCCTCGCCGGTGCCGCGGACCGGGGCGCCGCCGTGTACGTGTGCGGGCCCGAAGGACTCATGGACGCCGTCGCCGCCGCCCTGCCCGAGGACCGCCCGCCGCACCTGGAGCGGTTCGCGCCCCGCGCCCTCGCGGGCGGGAGCGGCGCCTTCGAGGTCGAACTGCGGCGCAGCGGCCGTACGGTGACCGTCGGCGAGGACACCACGGTGCTGGCCGCCGTCCGCGCGGAGCTGCCGAGCACGCCGTACTCCTGCGAGCAGGGCTTCTGCGGCACCTGCCAACAGCGGGTCCTGGAGGGCGAGATCGACCACCGCGACGAGCTGCTCACCGACGGCGAGCGGGGCGACTCGATGCTGATCTGCGTGTCCCGGGCGCGCGGCGGGCGGATCGTCCTGGACCTGTGA